CGAGGTCCGGGAAGAACCCGACTACGCGGGCCAGGGCTGCGCCCGCCTCCTGTTCACAAAGGCGCTTTAGGAGACGCTGAACAATACCGGGCCACTTGGCGTTGGTGCGTCGAAATCTGGACGCGACCTCAGCCATCGAACATGGTCGTGCTGGCAGGAAGTCGCGGCCAACGGTATGATCGTTTGGCCCGCGGCGTTCGGCCAGCTCAGGCGATTCGGCTGCGGACTTCGCGTAAGGGCCCCACAAAGAGGGTTAGGATGGGTTACTCGGGTGCCGCCCAAGCGGCCCAATGCAGGAAGTTGCTAGGTGGAGCACTGGAGGCGCTGCAGACCGATCCACGCATCCCGGAGGACGTCAAGAATGTTGCTGAGAGCATCGCCAGGGCGATCTCGGCGCTGTTCGAGGCCGAGCACGCCAGCAGCGAGCCCGACGGCAAGGCCAGCCTGAAGCACGCGTTGAGCTCGCTGAGCCAATCGCTTGCCTTGCTGCAGGATGTGCGGAGCGGTCATACGGCCGTGGCGGCGACGACCAAGGCCTTGGCCAAGGCGATGTCCGAGCTCTACCCGCTGAGCAACGTGCCCACGATGCGACCCTCGAGACCCGGATCGAGTCCTGGCAGCGCGCAAGCGATCATCCCGGGGGCGGCGCCGCTGCCGCGCATGCGACCGGCCGCGGCACCGGAACCCCGGGGGCCGCGGGAGAACGTGGAGGCCAATGTGGGGGCCACGACCGAATCCAACTTCTTCGTGGGCTTCTCGGGTGAAATCGCCGACGGAGGCATTTTCGTGGCCACCTACAACACGCTGGCCAAGAACTCCCTGGTCAAGGTGCTGATCACCCTGCCAGGAGGCTTTGAGACCCACGTGGATGGGGTGGTTCGTTTCGTGCGCGACCCGATGGACTTCACGGTCGACTCCGAGCCCGGCATAGGGATTCAGTTCCAGCGCCTGGACGCGGATGCACGCGAGCTCATCATGCGCTTCATACGCAAGCGCCCGCCGTTGTTCTACGACGACTAGTGTCCGTCCACGATCACCATGCAGGCAATTGATTGGCCACCCGATGCGCTTCGCAACCGCAAGGCGGGCGAACAGGTGCGGCGGGCGCTGGAGTTGCTCGAGCTCGGGCACTCGGCGCTGCAGGAGGAGCCAGCGCTCGGGGGCACCGCGAGCCAGGTGGCTGAGCACGCCAGGAGCGCTCGCAAGGGGCTGGTGCAGTACCTGCAAGGTCGGCCCGCTGCCGGTACCGGTATCCTGGCTGCCAATCAGGATCTTGACAGGGCACTGGCACTTGTGACTGATCGTAGTCGGCTTTCCGCGCGCCAGTCACAGGCACTGGAAGCCGTTGCCCGCGCGCAGGCGCTGCTTTATCCCGTTGCTCTGGCGCACAATCCCCAAGGCTCCAAGCCACCCAGGGTGCTTCCACGACGCAAACCCAGCCGATCGCCTCCCATGCCAGACCACAATCGCCGCAAGTCTCCCCGCGTCGAGCTGAACACTCAGGTTACCCTGGAGGGCCCCTCGAATTTCTACACGGGGTTCGCCGAGGATCTCTCAGACGGCGGTCTTTTCGTGGCCACCTACGACCTGCAGCCGATCGGGACCAAGATTGAGCTCAGCTTCACGCTGCCGAGCGGGCATGTAGTCAACGTGGAAGGCAGTGTACGATGGCTGCGCGACCCCATGGACGACAACCTGGATGCGCCCCCGGGCATGGGCATCATGTTCAGCGAGCTCGCTCCCGAGGACGCCAAA
Above is a genomic segment from Pseudomonadota bacterium containing:
- a CDS encoding TIGR02266 family protein; protein product: MQAIDWPPDALRNRKAGEQVRRALELLELGHSALQEEPALGGTASQVAEHARSARKGLVQYLQGRPAAGTGILAANQDLDRALALVTDRSRLSARQSQALEAVARAQALLYPVALAHNPQGSKPPRVLPRRKPSRSPPMPDHNRRKSPRVELNTQVTLEGPSNFYTGFAEDLSDGGLFVATYDLQPIGTKIELSFTLPSGHVVNVEGSVRWLRDPMDDNLDAPPGMGIMFSELAPEDAKAIQAFIEGRAPLFYDD
- a CDS encoding PilZ domain-containing protein translates to MGYSGAAQAAQCRKLLGGALEALQTDPRIPEDVKNVAESIARAISALFEAEHASSEPDGKASLKHALSSLSQSLALLQDVRSGHTAVAATTKALAKAMSELYPLSNVPTMRPSRPGSSPGSAQAIIPGAAPLPRMRPAAAPEPRGPRENVEANVGATTESNFFVGFSGEIADGGIFVATYNTLAKNSLVKVLITLPGGFETHVDGVVRFVRDPMDFTVDSEPGIGIQFQRLDADARELIMRFIRKRPPLFYDD